In Arthrobacter sp. CJ23, the genomic window CACCTGATTGACGCCGTCGAGGGGAAGACCGACCTTACCCTCATGGCACTCCACCCGACCATTCTGAGCTGCCCCCTCGTGCGCCGTGATTCCGTCGCGGCTCCGCGGCCATAGGCAGCCAGCCCCTTCCACTTCCCCAGAGGAACGCCACACATGTCCAGTTGCCTTGACGCCGCACGCCCGGAAACAGCCCCGGCCGAAACCTCCAGGTTCCGGCCTGCCGTCCACTTCACGGCAAGGGATACCTGGCTGAACGACCCCAATGGCCTGGTTTTCCTCGACGGCGTGTACCACCTCTTCTTCCAGAGCAACCCGTACGGCAACGTCTGGGGCAACATGTCCTGGGGCCACGCCACCTCCCCTGATCTGTTGCACTGGACGGAACATCCCGTTGCCATTGCCTGCGACGAGGCAGAGGACATCTTCTCAGGGAGTGTCGTAGTCGACCACGGCAACACGTCCGGTTTCGGCACGGCGGACGCACCTGCCCTCGTGGCCATTTACACCAGTGCCTACAAAGCCGGGTCCGAACACAGCGGCACTCAGGCCCAGTCTCTGGCCTACAGCACAGACGCTGGGATGACGTGGCGAAAACACGGAGGAAACCCTGTCCTCACCAGAAACTCCGCGAACTTCCGCGATCCCAAAGTCTTCCGCTATCAAGGGGACCAAGGTGCCTACTGGGTCATGGTCGCCGTCGAAGCGCAGCACCAAAAGGTGGTCTTCTATCGTTCGGAAGACCTCAAATCCTGGGACTTCCTGAGCGACTTCGGGCCGGCCAACGCCGACGCCGGCGAATGGGAATGCCCCGATCTCTTTCCCCTGGCGGTGGACGGGGACCCGGGCAACATCAAATGGGTACTGATCGTAAACATTAACCCCGGCGCAGTGGCTGGGGGTTCCGGTGGCCAGTACTTCATCGGGCACTTCGACGGCGCCCGTTTCCTCCCGGACGCCGGTGCACTCGCGGCGCCAGCAGGAGTGGCCTCCCTCACCGACCCCAAGGCGGCCGCTGCAGCCTTGCAGCAATGCCTGTGGCTGGACTGGGGACGCGACTGCTACGCCTCCGTATCTTTTAGCAACGCCCCGGATGGCCGGCGCATCATCATCGGTTGGATGAACAACTGGGACTACGCCAACGAGCTGCCCACCGCCCCTTGGCGGTCCTCGATGACCCTCGCCCGCGAACTGCGCCTCACAGCAATCAACGGCTCCGCCCGTCTGATCCAGCAGCCGGTCCTGGCCGAGCCCTGCGCAGGAGAAGAGCTGCCCACTGCCAAGGACCAATTGAACGCAGACACCTTTGAGCTGCGAAATTCAGCCCTCCGGTTGCCGGACGCGGTGCCCGGCAGCGCCCACATCATTGAGGCGGAGATACTGCCCGGAAGCGCCGAACGCTTTGATTTCCGGCTCTTCGGAAGCAGTGACGGGAGCAAGGGCACCATTCTTAGCTACGACACAAGCCGCGCGCAGCTCATCCTTGACCGCAGACGGTCAGGAAACACCGGCTTCCACGGGAAATTCGCTTCGGTCGAGTCGGCACCAGTTGACCTTGAAAACGGTGTACTCAAATTACTGATCGTCGTGGACCACTGCTCGGTTGAAGTCTTCGTCCAGGGCGGCAAGGTCGTCCTGACTGATCTCATCTTCCCCGAAGCCGAAAGCCCGGAGAACTGGCTATCGGCTGCGGGAGGCTCAGCAACAGTACTGAAGCTCGCGGTCTCAACACTCTCCTAATCCGAAAGGTCCAGAATGCCAACAGCCCAGCACACCGACGATGACTCCAAACCGAGCATTGATGTCCTTGTTGTCGGTGAAGCCCTCGTGGACATCGTTGTCTCTCCCCAAGGCACCGTGGAGCACCCCGGTGGGTCACCCGCAAACGTTGCCTACGGACTCGGACGGCTGGGTGCGGACACCGCATTGTTGACCTCGATCGGCGACGACCACCATGGCGCCGCTATCGAGAAGCACCTTCGGAGTGCCGGTGTTAACCTCTTGCCCGGTTCCAAGGGCCGTGGCGGAACCGCTACGGCGACTGCGATTCTGGCTTCCGATGGTTCAGCACACTATGACTTCGACATCCGGTGGGACCTCCCGCGGATCGCTCCGGCGAGCCTTCCCAACGTCCTGCACACCGGCTCGATTGCTACCTTCCTGGCGCCGGGAGCGGCAGTGGTAAGGGAGCTTCTCGAGCAAGCACATAAGCGCTGTGTGGTCACCTACGATCCCAACATCCGCCCTGCATTGCTCGGCAGCCAGTTTGAGGCAAGAACCCTCTTCGAGGAACTTGTCCCGTTCACGGAGGTAGTTAAACTCAGCGACGAGGACGCACTGTGGCTCTATCCGCAGCTATCCCTGGAAGACATCTCAAAACGTATCCTTGAACTTGGGACCAGACTCGTCGCCGTCACGATGGGAGCGGAGGGATCCCTGCTCACAACGGGAGGCACGCGGGTCATCGTTCCCTCGGTTAAGTCAGCCGTGGTCGACACCATTGGGGCCGGCGACTCGTATATGTCTGCCCTGATCTATGGACTCCTCAGGCGCGGAGCAGATGGGCTGGCACCGTCGGCGCTGGAGTCGCTGGGCCGCATGGCATCCAAAGCAGCGGCCATCACAGTACGCCGCCCAGGCGCTCACCCTCCAACGTCAGAGGAACTACGGGAGGAACTCCCGGAGCATCAACCGGTGGCCCAATGAAGCCCGACCACAACACAAGGGAAGAACCCATGTCAAGCAACAACTACTACGACGTGACTACGTGGCCCGTCGGTAATGCGTCCAAGGACGTCGGTGAAGTAATCAACAGCATCATCGCCGACATCAAGGACCGGCAGAGGGCCACCGATGAGAACAATGGCGGAAAGCCAGGCGCGGTGATCTACATTCCGCCCGGGGACTACCACCTTCGTACGCAGGTGCTGATCGACGTCAGCTTCCTCAGGATCGAGGGCTCGGGACACGGCTTCACGTCATCGAGCATCCGGTTCAACGTTCCCGAAGACGAATGGCCCGACCTGCATGAGCTGTGGCCCGGCGGGAGCCGCATCATCGTCGACCTTCCCGTTGCCGCGGACGGGGAGGAATCCAAGGGAGCCGCCTTCTATGTTGAGCGGAGCGGGAGCCCGCGGATCAGCTCGGTGGAGTTCTCCAACTTCTGCATCGACGGCTTGCACTTCACCCCG contains:
- a CDS encoding glycoside hydrolase family 32 protein — translated: MSSCLDAARPETAPAETSRFRPAVHFTARDTWLNDPNGLVFLDGVYHLFFQSNPYGNVWGNMSWGHATSPDLLHWTEHPVAIACDEAEDIFSGSVVVDHGNTSGFGTADAPALVAIYTSAYKAGSEHSGTQAQSLAYSTDAGMTWRKHGGNPVLTRNSANFRDPKVFRYQGDQGAYWVMVAVEAQHQKVVFYRSEDLKSWDFLSDFGPANADAGEWECPDLFPLAVDGDPGNIKWVLIVNINPGAVAGGSGGQYFIGHFDGARFLPDAGALAAPAGVASLTDPKAAAAALQQCLWLDWGRDCYASVSFSNAPDGRRIIIGWMNNWDYANELPTAPWRSSMTLARELRLTAINGSARLIQQPVLAEPCAGEELPTAKDQLNADTFELRNSALRLPDAVPGSAHIIEAEILPGSAERFDFRLFGSSDGSKGTILSYDTSRAQLILDRRRSGNTGFHGKFASVESAPVDLENGVLKLLIVVDHCSVEVFVQGGKVVLTDLIFPEAESPENWLSAAGGSATVLKLAVSTLS
- a CDS encoding carbohydrate kinase, with protein sequence MPTAQHTDDDSKPSIDVLVVGEALVDIVVSPQGTVEHPGGSPANVAYGLGRLGADTALLTSIGDDHHGAAIEKHLRSAGVNLLPGSKGRGGTATATAILASDGSAHYDFDIRWDLPRIAPASLPNVLHTGSIATFLAPGAAVVRELLEQAHKRCVVTYDPNIRPALLGSQFEARTLFEELVPFTEVVKLSDEDALWLYPQLSLEDISKRILELGTRLVAVTMGAEGSLLTTGGTRVIVPSVKSAVVDTIGAGDSYMSALIYGLLRRGADGLAPSALESLGRMASKAAAITVRRPGAHPPTSEELREELPEHQPVAQ